A window of the Brassica oleracea var. oleracea cultivar TO1000 chromosome C1, BOL, whole genome shotgun sequence genome harbors these coding sequences:
- the LOC106322815 gene encoding cytochrome c oxidase subunit 5b-1, mitochondrial-like isoform X2: MWRRIVSSHLKTLAAAASRRRSIATTVTPVGFYLSANLSAYSSVIPRHFSSESETVAKKKVEDVMPIATGHEKEELEAELEGRRLLDIDFPQGPFGTKEAPAIVKSYYDKRIVGCPGGEGEDEHDVVWFWLEKGKSFECPVCTQYFELEVVGPGGPPDGHGDEDNVHHH; this comes from the exons ATGTGGAGAAGAATCGTCTCCTCTCATCTCAAAACCCTCGCCGCCGCTGCTTCTCGTCGCCGATCGATTGCCACCACCGTTACACCCGTTGGCTTCTATCTCTCTGCCAATCTATCAGCTTATTCCTCCGTCATCCCTCGCCATTTCAGCTCCGAATCAG AGACGGTTGCGAAGAAGAAGGTGGAGGATGTGATGCCCATTGCTACTGGACATGAGAAGGAGGAGCTTGAAGCTGAACTCGAG GGGAGGAGGCTGCTTGACATTGACTTCCCCCAAGGTCCTTTTGGAACCAAG GAAGCTCCTGCTATTGTAAAGTCATACTATGACAAGCGAATTGTGGGATGCCCTGGTGGTGAAGGCG AGGATGAACACGATGTTGTGTGGTTCTGGCTGGAGAAAGGAAAGTCTTTTGAGTGCCCGGTCTGCACTCAGTACTTTGAG CTGGAAGTAGTTGGTCCCGGTGGGCCTCCCGATGGTCACGGCGACGAAGACAATGTTCACCACCACTGA
- the LOC106322800 gene encoding cytochrome c oxidase subunit 5b-1, mitochondrial-like isoform X1, translated as MWRRIVSSHLKALAADVAAASPRRSIATTARPVGFYPTANPSAISSSSSSVIPRHFSSESEEAVAAKKKKVEDVMPIATGHEKEELEAELEGRRLLDIDFPEGPFGTKEAPAIVKSYYDKRIVGCPGGEGEDEHDVVWFWLEKGKSFECPVCTQYFELEVVGPGGPPDGHGDEDDHH; from the exons ATGTGGAGAAGAATCGTCTCCTCTCATCTCAAAGCCCTAGCCGCCGATGTCGCCGCCGCTTCCCCTCGCCGATCCATAGCCACCACCGCGAGACCCGTTGGCTTCTACCCCACCGCCAATCCATCAGCCATTTCCTCTTCTTCTTCTTCCGTCATCCCTCGCCATTTCAGCTCCGAATCAG AAGAGGCGGTTGCTGCGAAGAAGAAGAAGGTGGAGGATGTAATGCCTATTGCAACGGGACATGAGAAGGAAGAGCTTGAAGCTGAACTTGAG GGGAGGAGGCTGCTTGACATTGACTTTCCCGAAGGTCCGTTTGGAACCAAG GAAGCACCTGCTATTGTGAAGTCCTACTATGACAAGCGAATTGTGGGATGCCCTGGTGGTGAAGGCG AGGATGAACACGACGTTGTGTGGTTCTGGCTGGAGAAAGGAAAATCTTTTGAATGCCCTGTTTGCACTCAGTACTTTGAG CTGGAAGTGGTTGGTCCGGGGGGGCCTCCCGATGGTCACGGCGATGAAGACGACCACCACTGA
- the LOC106322800 gene encoding cytochrome c oxidase subunit 5b-1, mitochondrial-like isoform X2, giving the protein MWRRIVSSHLKALAADVAAASPRRSIATTARPVGFYPTANPSAISSSSSSVIPRHFSSESEAVAAKKKKVEDVMPIATGHEKEELEAELEGRRLLDIDFPEGPFGTKEAPAIVKSYYDKRIVGCPGGEGEDEHDVVWFWLEKGKSFECPVCTQYFELEVVGPGGPPDGHGDEDDHH; this is encoded by the exons ATGTGGAGAAGAATCGTCTCCTCTCATCTCAAAGCCCTAGCCGCCGATGTCGCCGCCGCTTCCCCTCGCCGATCCATAGCCACCACCGCGAGACCCGTTGGCTTCTACCCCACCGCCAATCCATCAGCCATTTCCTCTTCTTCTTCTTCCGTCATCCCTCGCCATTTCAGCTCCGAATCAG AGGCGGTTGCTGCGAAGAAGAAGAAGGTGGAGGATGTAATGCCTATTGCAACGGGACATGAGAAGGAAGAGCTTGAAGCTGAACTTGAG GGGAGGAGGCTGCTTGACATTGACTTTCCCGAAGGTCCGTTTGGAACCAAG GAAGCACCTGCTATTGTGAAGTCCTACTATGACAAGCGAATTGTGGGATGCCCTGGTGGTGAAGGCG AGGATGAACACGACGTTGTGTGGTTCTGGCTGGAGAAAGGAAAATCTTTTGAATGCCCTGTTTGCACTCAGTACTTTGAG CTGGAAGTGGTTGGTCCGGGGGGGCCTCCCGATGGTCACGGCGATGAAGACGACCACCACTGA
- the LOC106322815 gene encoding cytochrome c oxidase subunit 5b-1, mitochondrial-like isoform X1: MWRRIVSSHLKTLAAAASRRRSIATTVTPVGFYLSANLSAYSSVIPRHFSSESVETVAKKKVEDVMPIATGHEKEELEAELEGRRLLDIDFPQGPFGTKEAPAIVKSYYDKRIVGCPGGEGEDEHDVVWFWLEKGKSFECPVCTQYFELEVVGPGGPPDGHGDEDNVHHH; this comes from the exons ATGTGGAGAAGAATCGTCTCCTCTCATCTCAAAACCCTCGCCGCCGCTGCTTCTCGTCGCCGATCGATTGCCACCACCGTTACACCCGTTGGCTTCTATCTCTCTGCCAATCTATCAGCTTATTCCTCCGTCATCCCTCGCCATTTCAGCTCCGAATCAG TAGAGACGGTTGCGAAGAAGAAGGTGGAGGATGTGATGCCCATTGCTACTGGACATGAGAAGGAGGAGCTTGAAGCTGAACTCGAG GGGAGGAGGCTGCTTGACATTGACTTCCCCCAAGGTCCTTTTGGAACCAAG GAAGCTCCTGCTATTGTAAAGTCATACTATGACAAGCGAATTGTGGGATGCCCTGGTGGTGAAGGCG AGGATGAACACGATGTTGTGTGGTTCTGGCTGGAGAAAGGAAAGTCTTTTGAGTGCCCGGTCTGCACTCAGTACTTTGAG CTGGAAGTAGTTGGTCCCGGTGGGCCTCCCGATGGTCACGGCGACGAAGACAATGTTCACCACCACTGA
- the LOC106339137 gene encoding uncharacterized protein LOC106339137, which translates to MVYKKLIEKADSLGELIRKLESQVAEIVTAIKRETGRLPGSADLNPRRQVSAVILRSGKRLATNTKSNTDVENSANTDEIGKSDSQPILLDDPDPKSSRANGKSTAEINKEKIIDLELENDSEIEAEIDRQYGTHVDQPVDPVVDQLPNNPIDRRPTRPKPTVERVYRTLPPYPPKSQTKKSLEYAICKKTLDKITVEMSLSDAMKIAPSIKKYVKDMTSPNYPTAEDSVMMVSEEVSAMIQGETPAKRPDPGSFVLDCNIQNTRFPQSLCDLGSSVNLMPHSVAVMLG; encoded by the coding sequence ATGGTTTACAAAAAGTTAATAGAAAAAGCAGATTCTTTAGGAGAACTTATCCGAAAATTAGAAAGTCAAGTAGCTGAAATTGTGACTGCCATCAAAAGAGAAACCGGACGTCTTCCCGGGAGTGCTGATTTAAACCCGAGACGTCAAGTCAGTGCCGTAATTTTGCGTAGCGGAAAACGTCTCGCGACAAACACGAAGAGCAACACCGACGTTGAAAATTCTGCCAATACTGATGAAATAGGCAAGAGCGATTCTCAGCCTATACTTCTTGATGACCCTGACCCAAAATCTTCTCGTGCAAACGGGAAGTCTACCGCTGAGATTAATAAGGAAAAGATTATAGACTTAGAGTTAGAAAACGATTCAGAGATTGAAGCCGAAATCGATCGACAGTATGGCACACACGTCGATCAACCAGTGGATCCTGTCGTCGATCAACTTCCGAATAACCCTATTGATCGACGCCCCACTCGGCCCAAACCGACGGTTGAGAGAGTCTATAGAACCTTACCCCCTTACCCTCCTAAATCGCAGACTAAGAAATCACTAGAATATGCGATCTGCAAGAAAACATTGGATAAAATTACTGTGGAAATGTCCCTTAGTGATGCTATGAAAATAGCACCTTCGATAAAGAAGTATGTGAAGGATATGACATCTCCAAATTATCCAACTGCTGAAGATAGCGTGATGATGGTATCAGAGGAAGTAAGTGCCATGATTCAAGGAGAAACTCCAGCTAAGAGACCTGATCCTGGAAGTTTCGTCCTAGACTGCAATATACAGAACACACGTTTTCCTCAATCACTATGTGATCTTGGCTCTAGTGTAAATCTTATGCCTCACTCCGTCGCAGTAATGTTGGGGTAA
- the LOC106325383 gene encoding acyl-protein thioesterase 2-like — protein MSYSRQSMGSGSSSARGYEFGRTYVVRPKGKHQATIVWLHGLGDNGSSSSQLLESLPLPNIKWICPTAPSRPVSLLGGFPCTAWFDVGEISEDLHDDIEGLDASAAHIANLLSTEPTDVKVGIGGFSMGAAIALYSTTCYALGRYGNGLPYTINLRATVGLSGWLPGWRSLRSKIESSNEAARRAASIPVILAHGTSDDVVPYRFGETSAQALAMAGFRQVMFKQYEGLGHYTVPKEMNEVVHWLASRLGLEGSR, from the exons ATGAGCTACTCTCGTCAAAGCATGGGTTCTG GTAGCAGCAGTGCAAGGGGGTATGAGTTTGGAAGGACTTATGTTGTGAGGCCCAAAGGAAAGCACCAAGCTACTATTGTTTGGTTGCACGGTCTTGGAGACAATGGCTCAAG CTCGTCTCAGCTATTGGAGAGCCTGCCTCTTCCAAAC ATAAAATGGATTTGTCCAACTGCTCCCTCACGTCCTGTTTCGCTTTTGGGAGGCTTTCCTTGCACTGCAT GGTTTGACGTGGGAGAAATATCTGAGGATCTTCACGATGATATTGAAGGCTTAGATGCTTCAGCTGCACATATTGCTAACCTCTTATCAACCGAACCAACAGATG TCAAAGTTGGGATAGGTGGTTTCAGCATGGGTGCAGCAATAGCTCTCTACTCCACAACGTGCTACGCTCTTGGACGTTATGGAAACGGACTTCCTTATACTATAAACCTACGCGCTACTGTAGGACTCAGTGGTTGGCTTCCTGGCTGGAG GAGCTTAAGGAGCAAAATAGAAAGTTCAAATGAGGCTGCAAGGCGTGCTGCATCGATACCAGTTATACTTGCACATGGAACTT CGGATGATGTAGTTCCTTACAGATTTGGAGAAACATCTGCGCAGGCACTTGCCATGGCTGGATTCCGACAAGTTATGTTCAAACAATATGAAGG GCTTGGCCACTATACGGTACCGAAAGAAATGAATGAGG